The genomic stretch AAAATTAgaacaaattaaaaaataataaatattcaaGATACCGTATTTTAtggaataattaaaattttttttatgacttACTGTGatcatgttcaatttgagaaGTTTGATAACCTTTTCGTCCTACATAAaatctctcatatatatatatatatatatatatatatatatatatatatatatatattattttttaaataatttgatacattaattttttattgttcaagTTGGACgatttaatgatattaaaattcTGTTGTCTACTATTGTCTTTTAATGATATCCAagcgatttaatgatttaatgatattaaaatatGAATAATCACTACTATTGTCTTTTAATTCTGTTGCTAATGACCTCTTCAAGCGCTCATTTCCGTTATTTTTGTTCCCCAACTTCATCACAACCGCCCGACCCGGTCAATTCTGTTAGCCCCAAACCGCCGCCTTCTTCTCCACCGCCCTCCTCCGCTCCTCGGCTGCCATGGCCGCGACCCTATAAGAGGCCCACCCCCCACCCCTTCCTTCCTCGCAGCCAAGCATCCACCCATCAGCAGTCCTCGCCTCGTCGTCCCTGCTCTTCGATCTCACCCGATCCAATCCCCACTTTTCCGCAGGGATCATGGCGGAGTCCAAGATGGTTGTGGTTGCCCTCCTCCTCGTCGCCCTTGTCATGGCCTCCTCGACGGTGCCGGCCGCGGACGCCCTGTGCTTCACCGACTGCTACAGCCGCTGCGCCAATGGCCAGGTCGGCAACGTGGCTTGCTCCAACATGTGCTCCCAGGCCTGCATCGTGCCCAAGACCCTCCCCGACGGCACCGACCTCGCCTCGCTGTATCCCGGCGGGAAGTGACGTGTCAGGCGACGAGGAGTCCTCCCAATAAATCTGCCATTGTCGTTCCCTTAGCCTTGCCATTTTGTTAGCTTCATGTGATCATCTGTGTATGGAAGGTGGCATCGCTAATCGATCATTAGTATTAATGACTCCTCTCTGCGACTCTCCGTTTTTCTCTGTTGACTGAGTTTATGTTCCGATTATGTTTCATTAATTGCAACTCCAGCTTTAAAAAATTAGAATAATTCATTTAATCAACACAAAtaacattttctatcataaaacccacaaaataatttattatatatttacctACATTTGTAATAATAATttgtttaataatattattaaccacttttaattttaattattaacaATAAATTTCCCCTAATCATTTGTCTGTTAACTTCTTCCTCTAAATCCAAGCAAAATATGGTGAACAATGGTCTTTGATGAAGAAAATATAAGGTTATTaaagaaaataatgtaaaatcGCATATAGTTATGAAATAAAAAAGGGACAAAATTTGTGTAGATGGAGAAAATGATGATATGGAAAATAAGACAGATTTTGCCATCTAATTTTTAGCTCAAATTAATAGCTTTTCTTCTTAAATAGTAAACTTATATTAGGGACATAGAAATTTTGACAATatcagaaataaaaaataatttatttgatgtTTTCAAAGAGAAGTATACTATTTAATTTATTCTTATTAATGTTGtgttagaaaaataaatattattaatgttATGATAGGATACTAAATGTCATGACTATGGGCTAACTAGCTAATAACTTCGTTTGGTTCAAATCGTTAATCAAATTATTTAagtaaaaattatcataatataatCATCAACTTTTATAAGCTTATCTTAGTCATTGCGTTATAGTTCTACTTCCTCCAATAATAATTCTATTAGATGAATAATTTTGAAAGTGAAAGGGGATGACATTTCCCAAAAGAACATTCTAAATtctaagattttttattttatatttaatttaaactaatttaattatttattcaatAGATCTTAGAGAGGTAAAATTTTCTGGTGTAAAATGATCTATTAGGTCTTAGCTAAGACATATATTAGTTAGTGGTTGCACAAGTGAGATCTCATGTATGACATGAATATGTGTCATTTAATGTagtgatttttaatttttaaaaataatttattggtGTAATATGGTGATTTTAATCCTTTCACAATTTAACAATATCATATTTATCCTCCATTACTCTTATTAATCACTATTTCCCATGAATATTAGTGAATactctttgtgtgtgtgtgtgtatatatatatatatatatatatatatatatttctaaactaaattttGGAGGAGTAAATCTGGAAATGATTAATATAGAGAGGTATATATGTATTTTCTGTTGTTAATAGTGATTCTTCGGACCGGGGAGGTTCGAGAAACCAAAGGCTACCGTTCTCTGGCGAACCGACCGGGCCATAATTGACGAAGCCGCTCCGCTTTACCGTCCGGGTTTCAAGCGTACTTCTCATGGTTAATGCGGTGACCACGATCTCGCCGTCTCCGATCCCTGCCGCAGGCCGTGCTCTTTCCGTTCCCCTTCCTCCTCTAACTGCCGCCGTCTCCTCTTTGAGGTTGGGATTCCATCTCCGTCTTCAGAATGGGTTCTGGTTTATTACTGGAAACCATCTCCGTGTGGAGAGACCCGTCCAAGTGCAGGCCTCCCCACCTCCTCCGATGGAATCCTCTCCTCCAACCTCCTCGACCCCAATTCCTCGTCGTCGGATCTCGGAAACCCATCGGGTTCCCCCTCAGATGCACTCCGAGGCCGCCGTCCGCCACCGCCGAGAAGAAAAAGGATCGCCCCCCGGGCGCGGCGCTGCGATTCGTCCTTGATACCTTGGACAGGCTCAAGAAACCGGCAGCCGCCATCGTCTTGCTCGGGTTCCTCCTCACCGTCGATCCGTGTCTCGCCCTCGCGGCGTCCGGGGGACGGATGGGCGGGACGGccttctcctcctcgtcctctcgGTCGCACTCGTCCTCTTCCTGGTGTTACTCGGATCCTCCCGTCTCAAGCTTCTCTTACTCGGCGCCCTACTACACTCCCTCGCCGTTCGGAGGGGGGCTCTACGTGGGGCCGGCCGTCGGGGTGGGTTTCGACGCGGGGTCGGGCTTCTTCCTCCTCATGATGGGGTTCGTGGCGGTTATTTTGCTCTCTGGGTTCCTCCCGGATCGAGCAGATGATGGGAGCGTCCTCACGGCCACGCAAAGGACCAGCGTCATCAAACTTCAGGTGCGGCCACTCCGTTCTTACTTGTTCCTTCTTTATGGTTGGCTCCTTTGTTCTTGATCTCTATGACCACCGTCTTCTGACATAAATCAGAAATACTCTAAATTTTGGAGTAAGCACACTGATAGTACTTAATTATGGTAAGTTTAAAAGATGATTCACATTGCTTTAGTTTTGCTTGTGGAACTttgaagcaagaacatatgaataAAGACACAGTTTTCTTTCATGCCTCTTTCTAACTTGATTGAACTTTTATTGTTGGGATCCATCTTTGGTGATTTCATTGATCCATCAATTGGCGTATTCACCGACATTGTCAAGACTGTAGTAGGTTCAGATGTAGAGAAATTGTTTTTGTATGCCTACTTTGCGCTGGATGTGGGTATGGAATATCAGCCATACAAGTATTGATATCCTCCTTTTGTTTAATTAATTCTCAAACTTGGTGGAAAGGCTGACTGTTGAGGTGTTTGGAGATATGGGCCTTTTTTCTTCTAAATACGATCAATAGATACATTAAAGTGTAAGAACAATCTTTGGTTTAATGGTTAGTTGTTCCTTTGCGACCTGAATGATTAGGATTTGAATCATGAAAGCAACCTTTCTATTTGTAGGAATAAGGCTGCATACATTGATCCTCTCTAGACTATACATGTGGAAGAACCTTTGTGCATTAAATTTTGCCTTTTTAGATATATTGAAGTGTCAATCACATTGtaagcattgatggtgataagttgataatGACTATAATGATGTAAGAAGTATGGAGAGCAGGGAAGTTGCAAGAGGCAATTGAGGATGTTCTGAGGGACTAATGGTCACACAACGACACTAGTGTGCATTGTTGATTCTTGATAGTGGTTTCTTTGTTTGTATTGTCCCAGTTGAGTATTTTCAGGTAGCTGATTGTCATTCGTATTGCAAGGTAAATCCTTGGTTGAATACATTGAATATCCACTCTATGTGAAATTTTAGGCAcatgtgtctttttttttttgctcttaatTTGTATGTTCTtagacaatatttttttatttgatttgatactTCTTTTGTCATTTAATGCTTTTTATTTTGTTTACCACAAGGGTAGAGTTCTAAGGGCATCGGGAATACCTCAGCAAATCGGTTTGCACAATAAGTTTAGCTGCAAGTATGCAATAGAAGTGCTTCCATCTGGATGCTATGGCTTTTTTCTTAATTATGAACTGTGAATTTGCAAATATTTTGTTGGAGCCAAGTGTTTTTCTTTTGGGGTGTTTACCATTGGATAGAAAGTAAGTCTTATTTTCAGCTTTTCACATGACACATGAAAAGAACAACTTCTCAAGATGGTTTTTTTATCAGGAAcgtgtccttttttttttaacaaacacTTAATTGCACGTagcataattaaaatatttgttaATTTTTTAGGTTGGCCTCTTGGGCACTGCACGATCATTTCAAAAAGATCTTGATCAGATTGCTGAAGCTGCAGACACATCTACTGCAGAGGGGTTGAATTACATTTTAACGGGTATTGTGACTCAATTTTTTTATTGTCACCTAATCTCTATAATCCTATAATTTGACGAGACTTGTTACATCTGCATTCTTGAGTAgttgcatcttctgttggtatttTTCTGTTTAAAACTGTGTAACTTATGTTTCCCATTGAAAAAGTGTGTGCCTTTAGAAAATTTAGAAAACTCTAATTTAGAGAACTCAATAATCAGAGTTACTCTGacttaatgttgattgattttgtATTAAATGCATGCCTTACAATGTTATGTCATTGATTAGGTTGCTATATATTCCATAAGTAATGCATTGAATAGTAATCATATTGTGGTCATGTTTTgcaaaattatttcattttttcttaCCTTCAATGAGAAATTTGCACTTGATACAATTTGTTAAGAATTTTATAACTTACATACCGAGGTCATGCTACACAAACCAAGGTTTAAGCAAGGCTTAAAATATCGTAATACAAACAGTATGCTGATCATAATCTCATGTTGGCTCTTGCCAAACTGAAATTTCTGGGGTCAAGCTTAACATCACAATGTAAATGGTATAATGATCTTTAGTAGTTTGAGTTCTGTCAAGCTCACATTTCCAAAGGCAAGCTTGTGGATTTATTGTTTGATAGTGAATAAGAATCAGCAAAAACAAATTCTGCATGGTCTTAAGTAATATATCTTTCTTCAGAGAATGATCTCAACAGTTGTAAAAGTTGAAGTTATTACGAACAACTTTATAGTTCATCTAGTGCCTGAATATTTTAGCTAACATGTCAATATATGTTATGTAAACATTCTTATTTCATAGATATTAGGAACCGATGGCTTCACAAGTACTGTAGATCAACCTAGATCAGTTTTATTGCTTGTTATCGTAGAAATATTGCATGATGCTTCTTGTTTTACTTGGATTTCTCGTTTTTCCTTTTCTAATGATGTATTTGAACACTTCTTTGGCATCATTCTGTGTCCCAgagacaacattggctttgcttcGTCATCCAGATTGCTGCATCTCTGCTTACTATTCTGTAAGTTGTAGTTTAAATAGATCATTATTAAACAAGTCAAAACTTGCTAAATGcaatttaaaatattatcttcATGCTCTGCTCATCTGTCTTTAATTGACATCAGTATTGTATATCATGCCTTTGCATATATGTTTTTGGGATTTTAGTTATTCTGATGTAATTTTTGTTATAAAGATGCCTATTTCTGTTGACTAGATTACAAAAAAAGTGAATATTACTTTGAGATGGAGAATCCAAAAAGTTTGAGATGGTATGATTTTACCAATATCACATTTGAAGTTTAGATTTACTATTTCATGCTCTTGAAGATAAAATTTGACTTCTACTACTGATTATTGAAGATTGAGAATATAGGTTACTGTTAAGATTCATAAAATTTCCCTTTAAACTTTCTTGTACTTCAAATGTGTTTTGCAGTATTGCATAAATTTATTTGAAATGATCTTATGCATATGTTTGCATTCCGAAGGTGGACATGAAACGTAGTATCGACGATGGGGAGAAATGTTTCAATCAACTTTCAATTGAAGAGCGAGGTAAATTTGATGAAGAGACACTTGTGAATGTGAACAACATTAGAAGACAAAAAACAAGCAAGAAAACATTCAAAAGTTTCAGCAATGAGTATATTGTGGTACGATACAGTTCCTTTATTTCTTGCTTTaacctttttgtttttgtttttgttttttatatatgTGTTTTGTTCCTTATTATATTCATGTTGTTAATTCATCGTCTACATATCTCCTTTCAAAAGATAGTCTATCACTAGAATAAACTTAACTTTGGAATGCTTGATATTAGTTCTGCTTATTATAGTTCAAATATTTTGTTACTCTTCCGATGATTGCATGGTC from Musa acuminata AAA Group cultivar baxijiao chromosome BXJ1-3, Cavendish_Baxijiao_AAA, whole genome shotgun sequence encodes the following:
- the LOC135634011 gene encoding FLUCTUATING-LIGHT-ACCLIMATION protein 1, chloroplastic-like, producing the protein MGSGLLLETISVWRDPSKCRPPHLLRWNPLLQPPRPQFLVVGSRKPIGFPLRCTPRPPSATAEKKKDRPPGAALRFVLDTLDRLKKPAAAIVLLGFLLTVDPCLALAASGGRMGGTAFSSSSSRSHSSSSWCYSDPPVSSFSYSAPYYTPSPFGGGLYVGPAVGVGFDAGSGFFLLMMGFVAVILLSGFLPDRADDGSVLTATQRTSVIKLQVGLLGTARSFQKDLDQIAEAADTSTAEGLNYILTETTLALLRHPDCCISAYYSVDMKRSIDDGEKCFNQLSIEERGKFDEETLVNVNNIRRQKTSKKTFKSFSNEYIVATILVAAEGVYRLPVINGSGDLKVALQKLGSIPSSKTLAVEVLWTPQDENDTLSERELLEDYPLLRPL